A genomic region of Candidatus Zymogenaceae bacterium contains the following coding sequences:
- a CDS encoding phosphatase PAP2 family protein — translation MLEYLSSPDIIRAIQTIANPVLDWFFIAVTFLGNEDFYIAVLPIIYWCVDKKFGIRLAIVFLASVYLNSLLKDIFATERPDPSQVRVLYGKSGGGYSFPSGHAQGSTTFWGVVAWELKKTWFWVLALFLMVAVGISRLYLGVHWPIDVVGGWLIGAVILGVYFLYDAKVDHSRSFLNMWGLIVLVIVVGVGLFLIHPAGQIVGVFVGMTIGYLLEEKLVNFDPRSVWWYQILKVLVGLAVVFALRIGLKKLFPETDLFDAIRYLIIGFWIALGVPAIFRGRKN, via the coding sequence ATGCTGGAATATCTCTCGAGTCCGGATATCATCCGTGCCATCCAGACCATCGCCAATCCGGTACTGGACTGGTTTTTTATTGCGGTGACGTTTTTAGGGAACGAGGATTTCTATATCGCCGTGTTGCCGATCATCTACTGGTGCGTCGACAAAAAATTCGGCATTCGGCTGGCCATTGTGTTTCTTGCCTCGGTGTACCTCAATAGTCTTCTCAAGGATATATTCGCCACCGAGCGGCCGGACCCATCACAGGTCAGGGTGCTCTACGGCAAGTCCGGCGGCGGGTACTCATTTCCCAGCGGCCATGCTCAGGGGAGTACCACCTTTTGGGGTGTTGTCGCCTGGGAGCTGAAAAAGACCTGGTTCTGGGTCCTCGCCCTGTTCCTCATGGTCGCGGTGGGTATTTCACGCCTCTACCTCGGTGTGCACTGGCCCATCGACGTGGTGGGGGGCTGGCTCATCGGCGCGGTGATTTTGGGGGTCTATTTCCTCTACGACGCCAAGGTGGATCACTCCCGGTCGTTTTTGAATATGTGGGGCCTGATCGTTCTGGTGATCGTCGTGGGGGTTGGCCTGTTTCTCATACACCCCGCCGGACAGATCGTTGGGGTGTTCGTCGGTATGACGATTGGGTATCTCCTGGAGGAGAAACTCGTCAATTTTGATCCCCGATCGGTCTGGTGGTACCAGATACTGAAAGTGCTGGTCGGCCTGGCGGTGGTATTCGCCCTCAGGATAGGGCTCAAGAAGCTCTTTCCGGAGACGGACCTCTTCGATGCCATCCGGTATTTGATCATCGGGTTCTGGATCGCTCTGGGTGTTCCCGCGATTTTCCGGGGAAGGAAAAACTGA
- a CDS encoding energy transducer TonB, giving the protein MNGKETRTSVSLMVQDRRREQSERRRVEYFLIGSIVFHILLLILFSFITLESLEKNDAPLVVKFEEPDDDHKEFNDFPQENETDEEVESDRLSDKNRKVEEESIVKGSPLGGGYSPPASPPPQPPAPEIAPSEKETEETETPRPEITVEESELIDDILAGRTEPAPESPKERAEKTPSPPSPESHERLAVEDLLPDGNDVARLDVPYGTASPDVKEEETVSLNTQEFKYYTYFSHIKRHIEMAWNYPLEAQKNQWEGRLSLMFVIEEDGSVSDIILIHSSGYEILDEAAIKAIKFASPFNPIPESIGVRRLRITASFEYVSSLFGIR; this is encoded by the coding sequence ATGAACGGGAAAGAAACCAGAACATCCGTTTCGCTGATGGTGCAGGATCGTCGGCGGGAGCAGTCCGAGCGGCGGCGTGTGGAGTATTTTCTCATCGGCTCCATCGTCTTTCACATCCTCCTTCTGATCCTCTTTTCCTTTATCACTCTCGAAAGCCTTGAGAAAAATGACGCGCCCCTGGTGGTGAAGTTCGAGGAGCCCGACGATGATCACAAGGAATTCAACGACTTTCCCCAGGAGAACGAGACCGACGAGGAGGTGGAATCCGACCGGCTTTCGGACAAGAACCGAAAGGTGGAGGAGGAGAGCATCGTAAAGGGGTCCCCCCTGGGGGGAGGCTATTCCCCCCCGGCAAGCCCGCCGCCCCAGCCTCCCGCACCGGAGATCGCGCCGTCGGAGAAAGAAACGGAAGAGACAGAGACACCCCGGCCCGAGATCACCGTCGAGGAATCGGAGTTGATCGACGATATCCTGGCCGGACGGACGGAACCCGCGCCTGAATCTCCAAAGGAGCGGGCCGAGAAAACGCCGTCGCCTCCCTCTCCGGAAAGTCACGAGCGCCTTGCCGTGGAGGATCTCCTGCCCGACGGAAACGACGTGGCCCGTCTGGATGTTCCCTACGGAACGGCTTCCCCCGACGTCAAGGAGGAGGAGACCGTCTCCCTGAACACCCAGGAATTCAAGTATTATACGTATTTTTCCCACATAAAGAGACACATCGAGATGGCCTGGAACTATCCCCTGGAGGCCCAGAAAAACCAATGGGAGGGGAGGCTGAGCCTTATGTTCGTGATTGAGGAGGACGGAAGCGTGTCCGACATCATTCTGATACATTCCTCGGGCTACGAAATCCTCGACGAGGCCGCCATCAAGGCCATCAAATTTGCGTCACCCTTCAATCCCATCCCCGAATCGATCGGCGTCAGGCGCTTGAGGATTACCGCAAGCTTCGAGTATGTTTCATCGCTTTTCGGCATCCGATAG